Genomic window (bacterium):
AAGTACCTTGCACCAGCCGAGTGCCACACAAGATGCCTGCTGAATGACATGACGCACAGATCGATTTGAAGATTTCAGCAGATCGCGCGCGCTGCCTCCCGCACCCTGTCTAAAGTTTGATCGATATCCGCCGGTTGGTGCGAGAAGTTGATGAACCAGCGGTCGCTCGGAAAAACACCGTGTTTGAACACTTGCGCGAACAAGCGGCTCTGCCACTGCATGTTTTCCTGCTCGCCGGCGCCTTCAAATTGAATAAAAGGAGCAGGCGTCACACCCGCCGCATGCGCCGGCAACCCGGTTTCCTTGATGATCTCCTGAAAGCCGTCGCGCAGGCGCTTGCCCATTTTGTTGATGTGATCATGCACCGGTTGCGTGCGCATGATTGCCATCGTGGCCTTGCTGGCAGCGAGCGAAAGCGTTTCACCGGCATAGGTGGTGGTGATGATCGTCTTTTCGAGCGTTTGCATGAACTCGCGCTTGCCGGCAAACGCTGAAACCGGATAGCCGTTGGCCATGGCTTTCGCAAACGCGGCGAGATCCGGCGTAATGCCGTAGTATTCCTGCGCCCCGCCGCGCGCCAGGCGAAAGCCGGTGAGTACTTCATCAAAGATCAGCAACGCGCCGTATTGATCGCATTTCTGGCGCAGCAGAGCGAGAAAGGCTTCGCCAGTATCCTCATTCCATTCATAGGGCACTGTGATCGCGCCCGCCAACTCACGGCCGTGTTCGTTGAAAACGCGCTCGACAGCCTCGCGATCGCCGTATTTGATTTCATGCACATACTCATTCAACACTCG
Coding sequences:
- a CDS encoding aminotransferase class III-fold pyridoxal phosphate-dependent enzyme — protein: MPWATQTNAKRWRPEYGEFMPPFIKRGQGCRLWDLDDREYIDFRCALGPIILGYRYPEVEAAVRAQMENGVLFSMASPLELEVAEAFCQNVSWVEQIRFMKTGADACTSCVRLARAYTGREHILTSGYHGYHDWSALSWPNPGVPRVLNEYVHEIKYGDREAVERVFNEHGRELAGAITVPYEWNEDTGEAFLALLRQKCDQYGALLIFDEVLTGFRLARGGAQEYYGITPDLAAFAKAMANGYPVSAFAGKREFMQTLEKTIITTTYAGETLSLAASKATMAIMRTQPVHDHINKMGKRLRDGFQEIIKETGLPAHAAGVTPAPFIQFEGAGEQENMQWQSRLFAQVFKHGVFPSDRWFINFSHQPADIDQTLDRVREAARAIC